In Methanomicrobium antiquum, one DNA window encodes the following:
- the mtrC gene encoding tetrahydromethanopterin S-methyltransferase subunit MtrC produces the protein MSVEITASEGGMPHNKVMAIGLVGALVCMYLTYLNVITGTEIFSFFGGIAAVLALWWGTDTIKHLCSYGLGTGVPSAGMIALGSGVIAMILATKLSTMGFISSVLIIPIGCVVIAAILGAILGYIANNIVNMNIPVMIVSLAELCIVGAITILGLSAMAAGSFVFADLVTGSTTFFGIQVADYQASLIGGGVIAVIFMLGAIAVQHAFNACLGPNESQDRTLMLAAECGFLSMIVVSIMSFAFISFGSAILSFAISVIGWAYTYSKYIELSRRDAFMWLDAKPILEKKEA, from the coding sequence ATGTCAGTAGAAATTACAGCTTCAGAAGGCGGAATGCCGCACAACAAAGTGATGGCTATTGGTCTTGTCGGCGCATTAGTCTGCATGTATCTTACATACTTAAACGTAATCACCGGAACAGAAATTTTCTCGTTCTTTGGTGGTATTGCAGCAGTATTAGCCCTCTGGTGGGGTACGGATACAATTAAGCACCTTTGCAGCTACGGTCTTGGTACAGGTGTTCCGTCTGCAGGTATGATTGCACTTGGTTCCGGTGTAATTGCCATGATTCTTGCAACAAAACTCAGTACAATGGGCTTTATCTCATCAGTTCTGATAATCCCTATTGGCTGTGTCGTAATTGCAGCAATCCTTGGAGCAATTCTTGGATACATTGCAAACAATATCGTAAACATGAATATTCCGGTAATGATTGTTTCACTCGCAGAGCTTTGTATTGTCGGAGCAATTACAATTCTTGGTCTTTCTGCAATGGCAGCAGGCAGTTTTGTTTTTGCAGACCTTGTTACAGGTTCAACAACATTCTTCGGTATCCAGGTTGCTGATTATCAGGCATCCTTAATCGGAGGAGGAGTTATAGCAGTCATTTTCATGCTTGGTGCAATCGCAGTTCAGCACGCATTCAACGCATGTCTCGGACCAAACGAGTCACAGGACAGAACACTCATGCTTGCAGCAGAGTGTGGATTTTTAAGCATGATTGTTGTTTCAATCATGTCATTTGCATTCATCAGTTTTGGATCTGCAATTCTTTCATTTGCAATTTCCGTAATCGGATGGGCATACACTTACAGCAAATATATTGAGCTGTCCAGGCGTGACGCATTCATGTGGCTTGACGCAAAGCCAATCCTTGAGAAGAAGGAGGCCTAA
- the mtrB gene encoding tetrahydromethanopterin S-methyltransferase subunit MtrB — MGYIQVLPEFGLVADPMVGLVTTAGASLAPVLEQVTELELIADDVVGMLSGEGKFLSSFPNREQSLVYAGSVTAMWYGIAVGLIVAGIVAFALL, encoded by the coding sequence ATGGGATATATTCAGGTACTTCCGGAATTCGGACTTGTTGCAGATCCTATGGTTGGTCTTGTCACCACCGCAGGCGCATCATTAGCACCGGTTCTGGAACAGGTAACTGAGCTTGAGTTAATTGCAGACGATGTTGTCGGCATGCTCTCAGGTGAAGGCAAGTTCTTATCTTCATTCCCGAACAGAGAGCAGTCTCTTGTTTATGCAGGAAGCGTCACAGCAATGTGGTATGGTATAGCAGTCGGACTAATTGTCGCGGGTATAGTCGCGTTTGCGTTACTCTGA
- the mtrA gene encoding tetrahydromethanopterin S-methyltransferase subunit A, with product MADKKSPASGWPKIQGDYHTGDANSPVVVVTVGSHLDEQGICDAGAAMCGSCKTENLGLEKIVANVVANPNIRFLITCGTEVKGHLSGQCLKALHANGVEGGKIVGATGAIPFIENLSADAIQRFQEQIEIVDIMESEDMGAIKAKISELTARDPGAFEADAMVVEVKEEDGGADGAEGEEAPMSAELALIHARMKAIQMMVTDIGYRNRFAAGVYSGKVEGLMIGLIMSFAILGFLLMG from the coding sequence ATGGCAGATAAAAAATCTCCGGCCTCAGGATGGCCAAAAATTCAGGGCGACTATCATACCGGCGATGCAAACAGTCCGGTTGTAGTTGTCACAGTGGGTTCACACCTTGACGAGCAGGGAATCTGTGATGCAGGAGCAGCAATGTGCGGTTCCTGTAAGACAGAAAACCTGGGTCTCGAAAAAATTGTTGCAAACGTAGTTGCAAACCCAAACATCAGATTCCTCATTACATGTGGAACTGAAGTTAAGGGTCACCTCTCCGGTCAGTGCTTAAAAGCCCTTCACGCAAATGGTGTTGAGGGTGGAAAGATTGTCGGAGCAACAGGTGCAATTCCGTTCATCGAAAACCTCTCAGCTGATGCAATCCAGCGTTTCCAGGAACAGATCGAAATAGTCGACATCATGGAATCCGAGGATATGGGTGCTATCAAAGCAAAGATTTCTGAGCTTACAGCACGCGATCCCGGTGCATTTGAAGCTGATGCAATGGTTGTTGAGGTTAAAGAAGAAGACGGCGGTGCAGATGGCGCTGAAGGCGAAGAAGCACCTATGTCTGCTGAACTTGCTCTCATTCATGCAAGAATGAAGGCAATTCAGATGATGGTTACCGATATAGGCTATCGCAACCGCTTTGCAGCAGGTGTTTACTCAGGTAAAGTTGAAGGACTCATGATAGGTCTTATCATGTCTTTTGCCATACTTGGCTTCCTGTTGATGGGGTGA
- a CDS encoding tetrahydromethanopterin S-methyltransferase subunit F, with product MSDEEKSGPTIIRMAAIEDMVDDIRFKSQILARTNKLESGIMSAGLTGFGIGVAISLVLVLLPVFLIGGI from the coding sequence ATGTCAGATGAGGAAAAATCAGGTCCGACAATTATAAGGATGGCAGCAATTGAAGACATGGTTGATGACATCCGCTTCAAAAGCCAGATCCTGGCAAGGACAAACAAATTAGAGTCCGGTATCATGAGTGCAGGTCTTACCGGATTTGGAATTGGTGTTGCAATTTCACTTGTTCTGGTTCTCCTGCCGGTATTTTTAATTGGAGGCATTTAA
- the mtrA gene encoding tetrahydromethanopterin S-methyltransferase subunit A, with the protein MADKKSPASGWPKIQGDYHTGDANSPVVVVTMGSHLDEQGICDAGAAMCGSCKTENLGLEKIVANVVANPNIRFLITCGTEVKGHLSGQCLKALHAGGVEGGKIVGAQGAIPFIENLNAEAIKRFQEQIEVIDIMESEDVGAIKAKISELTARDPGAFEAEAMVVEVKEEGGADGAVVATANPQFLEIEARLNEIETKLEFADAEIAQRVGRKIGRDIGILYGLTAGLIVFMMLLVLLPKLMAMI; encoded by the coding sequence ATGGCTGACAAAAAATCTCCGGCTTCAGGATGGCCAAAGATACAGGGTGACTACCACACCGGCGATGCAAACAGCCCTGTTGTTGTTGTAACAATGGGTTCACATCTTGATGAGCAGGGAATCTGTGACGCAGGAGCGGCAATGTGCGGTTCCTGTAAGACAGAAAACCTTGGTCTTGAGAAGATTGTCGCAAACGTAGTTGCAAACCCAAACATTCGCTTCCTTATTACTTGCGGAACAGAAGTTAAGGGTCACCTCTCCGGTCAGTGTTTAAAAGCCCTTCATGCCGGTGGTGTTGAAGGCGGTAAGATTGTCGGAGCACAGGGTGCAATTCCATTCATTGAAAATCTAAATGCAGAAGCAATCAAGCGTTTCCAGGAACAGATCGAAGTAATCGATATCATGGAATCCGAGGATGTCGGTGCTATCAAAGCAAAGATTTCTGAGCTTACAGCACGCGATCCAGGTGCATTTGAGGCTGAAGCAATGGTTGTTGAGGTCAAAGAGGAAGGTGGAGCAGACGGAGCAGTAGTTGCAACCGCAAACCCGCAGTTCCTTGAAATTGAAGCACGCCTCAACGAAATTGAGACAAAACTTGAATTTGCAGATGCAGAGATTGCCCAGCGTGTAGGACGTAAAATTGGCCGTGATATCGGTATTCTTTATGGTCTTACAGCCGGTTTGATTGTATTTATGATGTTATTGGTATTACTCCCAAAACTTATGGCAATGATCTAG
- the mtrH gene encoding tetrahydromethanopterin S-methyltransferase subunit H, with product MFKFEKEQTVLDFNGTKIGGQPGEYPRVLGASIFYNKHETVIDDEKGIIDKDRAEALWNRCLELSDQSGIQHFCQIISETPEAFESYFQWFDSVDNKTAFLMDSSNPGALAHACEYVTEVGLADRAIYNSINGSIGPENIEALKNSDVDAAIVLAFNPGDPSVRGREQVLTSGGVAGQEKSMLAIAEECGITRPILDTAATPLGLGSGGSFREILACKAIHGLPTGGAYHNMTVSWPWLKRWRGSKKNPSLLLQQYEGKDLLAEQMGHHHSGGLEGLKQAAWTAPDIGCNIMAATLGADLIMYGPIENCEAATTAIAFTDIVLAEAAKEFGLEPQVDTHPLFHLV from the coding sequence ATGTTCAAATTTGAAAAAGAGCAGACGGTACTTGATTTCAACGGTACCAAGATTGGTGGGCAGCCCGGAGAGTATCCGAGGGTGCTTGGCGCTTCTATCTTCTATAACAAGCATGAAACAGTTATTGATGATGAGAAGGGCATAATAGACAAGGATAGAGCAGAGGCGCTCTGGAACAGATGTCTGGAACTTTCTGATCAGTCAGGAATTCAGCACTTCTGCCAGATAATCTCAGAAACACCAGAGGCATTTGAAAGCTACTTCCAGTGGTTTGACTCAGTCGACAACAAGACTGCATTCTTAATGGATTCATCCAACCCTGGTGCACTTGCACATGCTTGTGAATATGTCACTGAAGTTGGTCTTGCAGACCGTGCTATCTACAACTCAATCAACGGTTCAATAGGACCTGAGAATATTGAGGCTTTGAAGAACAGTGATGTAGATGCGGCTATTGTTCTTGCATTCAACCCTGGTGACCCAAGTGTTCGCGGTCGTGAACAGGTTTTAACATCAGGCGGAGTTGCAGGTCAGGAAAAATCAATGCTTGCAATCGCAGAGGAGTGTGGAATTACACGTCCTATTCTCGATACAGCGGCAACACCTCTCGGCCTTGGTTCAGGCGGTTCATTCCGTGAGATTCTTGCATGCAAGGCAATTCACGGTCTTCCAACCGGCGGTGCATACCACAACATGACTGTTTCATGGCCCTGGTTAAAGCGCTGGAGAGGTTCAAAGAAGAATCCTTCACTGCTTCTTCAGCAGTACGAAGGAAAGGATCTCCTTGCTGAGCAGATGGGTCATCACCACTCCGGTGGACTTGAAGGCTTAAAGCAGGCAGCATGGACAGCACCTGATATTGGATGTAACATCATGGCGGCAACTCTTGGAGCTGACCTTATTATGTACGGACCTATCGAGAACTGTGAGGCGGCAACAACCGCTATTGCATTTACAGATATTGTCCTTGCAGAGGCTGCAAAAGAGTTCGGTCTTGAACCGCAGGTGGACACACACCCGCTCTTCCACCTCGTATAA
- a CDS encoding serpin family protein codes for MKKFTFAAVTLLIFCAIFAGCTGVSDPDNKDSGDKTPDKTHGAELNSTESEKAVASANTNFAFSLYDAISKETEVDSNIFYSPYSISSAFALVYEGAKENTADEISSVFYFPKSIDILRQGFRDLNTAINEENSAYDLSVANALWAEKTHPFLDSYMKTAEEYYSAETKNLNFIEKPEDSRLEINKWTEVKTNEKIKDLIPQGMIDSMTRLVITNAVYFKGDWVKEFDKNKTSKADFTTPAGKVVAVDMMQRTDEDALFDYAETETVQALKMPYESSDSNGLSMIILLPKDNTLSKAEDYLTFDKYSDLTDSMTEEEVMVYLPKFMLETKYSLSDTLKSMGMTDSFSASADFSGMDGTKSLSISYVVHKAYVDVDEEGTEAAAATAVVMQLTSVIEKDPAFVFMADHPFIFTIQDDKTGNILFVGRICNPES; via the coding sequence ATGAAAAAATTTACATTCGCGGCAGTAACACTTCTTATATTTTGTGCAATATTTGCAGGATGCACAGGAGTTTCTGACCCTGATAATAAAGACAGCGGGGACAAAACACCAGATAAAACACATGGTGCTGAATTAAACAGCACTGAATCTGAAAAAGCAGTGGCATCGGCAAACACAAACTTTGCGTTCTCTTTGTATGACGCAATCTCCAAAGAAACAGAAGTTGATTCAAATATATTCTACTCTCCGTATTCAATATCATCAGCATTTGCACTTGTCTATGAGGGAGCAAAGGAAAATACTGCGGATGAGATAAGTTCTGTATTTTACTTCCCAAAGAGCATCGATATTTTAAGACAGGGTTTTAGAGATTTGAACACTGCAATAAACGAAGAAAACTCAGCATATGATTTAAGCGTTGCAAACGCACTCTGGGCTGAAAAGACACATCCTTTCCTTGATTCGTATATGAAAACAGCAGAGGAGTATTACTCGGCAGAGACAAAAAACTTAAACTTTATTGAAAAGCCAGAGGATTCACGTCTTGAAATCAACAAATGGACTGAGGTGAAGACAAACGAAAAGATAAAAGACCTAATCCCTCAGGGTATGATTGATTCAATGACCCGCCTTGTAATAACAAATGCAGTTTATTTCAAGGGAGACTGGGTAAAAGAGTTTGACAAAAATAAAACATCAAAAGCTGACTTTACAACTCCGGCAGGAAAAGTTGTTGCTGTCGATATGATGCAGAGGACAGATGAAGATGCATTGTTTGATTATGCTGAAACAGAAACTGTTCAGGCTTTAAAGATGCCTTATGAAAGCAGTGATTCAAACGGACTTTCAATGATAATTCTTCTTCCAAAAGATAATACTCTCTCAAAAGCAGAAGATTATCTGACCTTTGATAAATACAGTGATTTAACAGATTCAATGACAGAAGAAGAAGTCATGGTGTATCTGCCCAAATTTATGCTTGAAACAAAATATTCTCTTTCTGATACCTTAAAAAGTATGGGAATGACCGATTCATTTTCTGCTTCTGCTGACTTTTCAGGGATGGACGGGACAAAAAGTCTCAGCATAAGTTACGTTGTTCACAAAGCGTATGTTGATGTAGATGAAGAAGGAACAGAGGCCGCCGCCGCAACCGCTGTTGTAATGCAGCTCACATCTGTAATTGAAAAAGACCCGGCATTTGTATTTATGGCAGATCATCCATTTATATTTACTATTCAGGATGACAAAACAGGAAACATTCTCTTTGTTGGAAGAATCTGCAATCCGGAATCATAA
- a CDS encoding PAS domain S-box protein, with protein sequence MDFKFKRHDEMEIKPVFVLYVDENKAFCDEFLEFAKQKSILADSCAGFHEAKKIYTPLKYDCVIAGFFDDDKEWIEFIRNTRENNDKTPFILFTKSENKSLIIEALNAGFDYYLKKDSTSYPLFDSLSEKVNFLVKKNQKEVLNLETRKGTLFYNMPVPFVLISLPEVVFAEVNDLFLKSTGYSRDEVVGKSPPDFDFFVDMDDYYSMIHTLRKKGYISGLELRFRMKSGEIRMYRFFSRVITIEKKAYVISTVEDITELKASEKSFQMLVSGMSGTSGRASLNRITKELSTYFDADCVILGEYMPGYKKINAISMYLDNKLILDKSFSLKGTLCEELLEKEYCINPDCKSSEFYIEDIVDKFCVRGYLGSVLYAKDGRNLGVICILSRKKLKVPPYSREIIDIFSSKASGEIERLHALEELSESERKFRTLVEYSLGGILILDFNGNVLFANESARRIVFPEDCTDVSCSANVMDFIAPASREDVLLDFEKVSQGTDGYIAQYLLNTVKGEERWIESIGKAITFEGSPAILISIGDITGRKKIEMALKDEITRRRILQDQSRDGIVVLREDGSVFEVNESFANMLGYSIDDVKKMYVWDWNNTGPDYIALEMLRIVDEKGDHFETRHIRKDGTEIDVDISTTAAIFSGEKLILCICRDITSWKNSERALISVNKKLNLLSYITCHDISNKTNGLEIFISLLDENQLNSDMRPYLDEAKKAVHSIMHQIEFTREYEKVGVKEPLWISLEKITEGLFDANVCLNFNCKGVYIYADAMLEKVFYNLFDNTLRHAKRAAVVDINCRKTDESNLVIIWEDNGPGIEDSKKEEIFKRGYGKNTGFGLFLAREILDITKITICETGVFGEGARFEMSVPMGGYKIKDSDER encoded by the coding sequence TTGGATTTCAAATTTAAAAGGCATGATGAAATGGAGATAAAACCGGTTTTTGTTCTGTATGTTGATGAAAACAAAGCTTTTTGTGATGAATTCTTAGAATTTGCCAAACAAAAATCAATCCTTGCTGATAGCTGTGCCGGATTTCATGAAGCCAAAAAAATCTATACGCCTCTAAAATATGATTGTGTAATTGCCGGTTTTTTTGACGATGATAAGGAATGGATTGAATTTATTAGAAATACAAGAGAGAATAATGATAAAACCCCTTTTATTTTATTTACAAAATCAGAGAATAAAAGTCTGATAATTGAAGCATTAAATGCAGGCTTTGACTATTATCTAAAGAAGGACTCCACATCTTATCCTCTGTTTGACAGTTTATCTGAAAAAGTAAATTTTCTTGTTAAAAAAAATCAAAAAGAAGTTTTAAATCTTGAAACACGAAAAGGAACACTCTTTTACAACATGCCTGTTCCTTTTGTATTAATTTCACTTCCTGAAGTCGTTTTTGCCGAAGTTAATGATCTTTTCTTAAAAAGTACAGGCTATAGCCGGGATGAAGTGGTTGGCAAAAGTCCGCCTGACTTTGATTTTTTTGTCGATATGGATGATTATTACTCAATGATACATACTCTTCGAAAGAAAGGATATATATCAGGGCTTGAACTTAGATTCCGGATGAAGTCAGGGGAGATAAGGATGTACCGCTTTTTTTCAAGAGTAATTACAATTGAAAAAAAGGCTTATGTTATCTCAACAGTTGAAGATATAACTGAACTAAAAGCTTCAGAAAAATCTTTTCAGATGCTTGTTTCAGGAATGTCTGGTACAAGCGGCAGGGCTTCTCTTAACAGGATAACAAAAGAACTAAGCACCTATTTTGATGCAGACTGTGTAATACTTGGAGAGTATATGCCCGGCTACAAAAAGATAAATGCAATATCAATGTATCTTGACAATAAACTGATTTTAGATAAATCATTCAGCCTTAAGGGAACATTATGTGAAGAACTTTTAGAAAAAGAATATTGTATAAATCCTGACTGCAAATCCTCTGAATTTTATATAGAGGATATTGTTGATAAATTTTGTGTGAGAGGATATCTGGGTTCTGTATTGTATGCGAAAGATGGCAGAAACTTAGGTGTTATCTGCATATTGTCGAGAAAAAAACTTAAAGTTCCCCCATATTCCAGAGAAATCATCGATATTTTTTCTTCCAAGGCATCGGGAGAAATAGAGCGTCTTCATGCACTTGAGGAATTATCTGAAAGCGAGAGGAAATTCAGAACACTGGTTGAATATTCTCTTGGAGGGATTTTAATTCTTGACTTTAATGGAAATGTTTTGTTTGCAAACGAAAGTGCCAGAAGAATCGTTTTTCCAGAGGATTGCACTGATGTGTCCTGTTCGGCAAACGTGATGGATTTCATTGCGCCTGCCTCAAGAGAAGATGTTTTGTTAGATTTCGAAAAGGTCTCACAGGGAACTGACGGATATATTGCACAATACCTTCTGAATACTGTTAAAGGTGAAGAACGCTGGATAGAAAGCATTGGAAAGGCTATAACTTTTGAAGGGAGTCCTGCAATTTTAATCTCAATAGGAGATATTACCGGTCGCAAAAAAATTGAGATGGCTCTTAAGGATGAAATTACAAGAAGAAGAATTCTTCAGGATCAGTCTCGCGATGGAATAGTGGTTTTAAGAGAAGACGGGAGTGTTTTTGAGGTAAACGAGAGTTTTGCAAATATGCTTGGATACAGCATTGATGATGTCAAAAAAATGTATGTATGGGACTGGAATAATACTGGTCCTGATTATATTGCTCTTGAGATGCTAAGGATTGTTGATGAAAAAGGTGATCACTTCGAAACCAGGCATATAAGAAAAGACGGGACAGAAATTGATGTTGATATCAGCACAACCGCCGCTATATTTTCAGGAGAAAAATTGATTCTTTGCATCTGTCGTGACATAACTTCATGGAAGAACTCTGAGAGAGCACTTATCAGCGTTAACAAAAAATTAAATCTTTTATCATACATTACCTGCCATGATATATCAAATAAGACAAACGGACTTGAAATTTTCATATCCTTACTGGATGAAAATCAATTAAATTCCGATATGAGGCCTTATCTGGATGAAGCGAAAAAAGCAGTGCATTCAATTATGCACCAGATTGAATTTACCCGTGAGTATGAAAAGGTAGGCGTAAAAGAACCATTGTGGATTTCTCTTGAAAAAATCACTGAAGGTCTTTTTGACGCTAATGTTTGTTTGAATTTTAATTGCAAAGGGGTTTATATCTATGCTGATGCAATGCTTGAGAAGGTTTTTTACAATCTCTTTGACAATACACTTCGTCATGCAAAAAGAGCGGCTGTGGTAGATATAAATTGCAGAAAAACTGATGAATCAAATCTGGTAATTATATGGGAAGACAACGGGCCCGGAATTGAGGACTCAAAAAAAGAAGAGATTTTTAAAAGGGGATATGGCAAAAACACAGGGTTTGGATTATTTTTGGCAAGAGAAATTCTTGATATAACCAAAATTACAATCTGTGAAACCGGAGTATTTGGGGAAGGTGCAAGATTTGAGATGTCTGTTCCTATGGGTGGATATAAGATTAAAGACTCAGATGAGCGCTAA
- a CDS encoding PAS domain S-box protein gives MSLNSEFLADKKTAFALIIMTIFCIVISFFSLSSGFYIIFQNFFYIPIILACIFYLRRGLLFSVILSFVYLGLLTGYAGFNEFGNGIARTLIFIGIACIITILSEKTKYANDKVREKNKELKYTIEKLALSCDRYHTLFESISDSLFLYKIDENGLPGLFIEVNSSASESIGYSREEFLRMTALDIAGEIGKREAKEQVEILYKKGSHKFESSQVRKDGTEFPVEVNCHLIRTDSQGCLVLSVVRDITDRKKIEMALKDEITRRRILQDQSRDGIIIIREDGSVFEVNKSFADMLYYSVDDVKKMHIWEWNQSVPREIISKMLKTVDEKGDHFETRHLRKDGTEIDVDISTTAANFSGEKLILCICRDITAWKNSEKALINLNKKLSLLSYITCHDILNKANALEIFISLLDKKDLNPDIQPYLGEAVDAVNLIMSQIEFAREYGKVGVNEPLWLSLEEITKELSDVRAELNFECKGIYVYADAMLEKVFYNLFDNTLRHTKGLVLINIRCRIGGDSTLIISWEDNGPGIEDSKKEKIFESGYGQNTGFGLFLAREILDITKIKISEVGVFGKGATFELSVPKGGYYFEEKGRVTKK, from the coding sequence GTGAGCCTGAACAGTGAATTTTTGGCAGATAAAAAGACTGCTTTTGCACTGATAATAATGACAATTTTCTGTATTGTCATAAGCTTTTTCTCCTTATCATCCGGATTTTATATCATTTTTCAAAATTTTTTTTATATCCCAATAATTCTTGCATGCATTTTTTATCTCAGACGGGGGCTTTTATTCTCTGTAATCCTCTCATTTGTCTATTTAGGTCTTCTGACTGGCTATGCAGGATTTAATGAGTTTGGAAACGGAATTGCAAGGACTCTCATCTTCATTGGAATCGCCTGTATAATTACAATTCTTTCTGAAAAAACAAAATACGCCAATGATAAAGTCAGAGAGAAAAACAAAGAGCTTAAATATACAATTGAAAAACTGGCGTTAAGTTGTGATCGCTATCACACGCTCTTTGAAAGTATAAGTGATTCACTGTTTCTTTATAAAATTGATGAAAACGGACTCCCCGGTCTTTTTATCGAAGTTAACAGCAGTGCATCTGAAAGTATAGGCTACAGCCGCGAAGAGTTTCTTCGGATGACTGCTCTTGACATTGCCGGAGAAATTGGAAAACGTGAGGCAAAAGAGCAGGTTGAAATTTTATACAAAAAAGGCTCTCATAAATTTGAGTCATCACAGGTTAGAAAAGACGGGACAGAATTTCCTGTAGAGGTAAATTGTCATCTGATTCGGACAGATTCTCAGGGATGTCTTGTTCTGTCTGTTGTAAGAGATATTACTGACCGCAAAAAAATTGAGATGGCTCTTAAGGATGAGATAACAAGAAGAAGAATCCTGCAGGATCAGTCGCGTGATGGAATTATAATAATAAGAGAAGATGGGAGTGTTTTTGAAGTTAACAAAAGTTTTGCAGATATGCTTTACTATAGTGTCGATGATGTCAAAAAAATGCATATCTGGGAGTGGAATCAATCAGTACCACGCGAAATTATCTCTAAAATGCTTAAAACCGTTGATGAAAAGGGGGATCACTTTGAAACCCGCCATCTAAGAAAAGACGGAACAGAAATTGATGTTGATATCAGCACAACTGCCGCTAATTTTTCAGGAGAAAAATTAATCCTTTGCATCTGCCGTGACATAACTGCCTGGAAGAACTCTGAAAAAGCTCTTATCAATTTAAACAAAAAATTGAGCCTTTTATCATACATCACATGCCATGATATTTTAAACAAGGCAAATGCACTTGAAATTTTCATTTCTTTGCTGGATAAAAAGGATTTAAACCCTGATATTCAGCCATATCTGGGTGAAGCGGTAGATGCAGTTAATCTGATTATGAGCCAGATTGAGTTTGCCCGTGAGTATGGAAAGGTTGGTGTAAATGAACCCTTATGGCTTTCTCTCGAAGAAATAACAAAAGAACTTTCTGATGTTCGTGCAGAGCTTAATTTTGAATGCAAAGGCATTTATGTTTATGCCGATGCTATGCTTGAAAAGGTATTTTATAACCTCTTCGACAACACTCTTCGTCATACAAAAGGTTTGGTTTTGATAAACATCAGATGCAGAATTGGTGGTGATTCAACTCTTATAATTTCATGGGAAGACAACGGACCCGGAATTGAGGACTCGAAAAAGGAAAAAATTTTTGAATCAGGATATGGTCAAAACACCGGTTTTGGTCTGTTTTTGGCAAGGGAAATACTTGATATAACAAAAATTAAAATATCTGAGGTTGGTGTTTTTGGAAAAGGTGCCACATTTGAACTATCTGTTCCTAAGGGTGGATATTATTTTGAAGAAAAAGGAAGAGTTACGAAAAAATAA